From the Bacillota bacterium genome, the window GGACATTGCTGTCTGTGCTAATCCAGAAGGGGGCCACGTGATCACCGAAAATGGAGCCACCCCGGCAGTAACGGGGGGCTAGAGCAAGAGGGCACGCCGCACCCACACCAAACCTGCTAGGCTTTGGTTGACCGACCAAACCTGAGCAGGAGGCAGGAGATGAAAGACGTGCCCGAGATCCATTCTATCCGAACTCTCCACGCCAGAGGCTTCTCAAAGCGCAGGATCGCCGCGCTGCTCAAAGTCAGCCGGAAGACGGTCGACAAGTACACGGCTGAGGACTACATCGTCGACCCCGCACCGCGGATGCGCCTCACCAAGGAAAGGCCCTCTCCGAAGATGGACCCCTGGAAACCGGTCATCGATCAGTGGCTGGCCGAGGACGAGACTCGCCCCCGAAAGCAGCGTCGGACGGCCAGGAAGATGTACCGCGATCTCGCGTCCATCTTCAACGCCGACGTCTCCGAGGCGACCGTCCGCCGCTACGTGCGCTCCCGCAAGCAGGAGCGGGCCAGGCAGGCCTATGTCCCCCTGGAGTTCCCGATGGGGTCGATGGCCGAGGTGGACTTCGGCCACGCTCTGGTGTCGATCGACGACGTGGAACGGACGCTGCCCTTCTTCGCCATGCGCCTGATGGCCAGCGGGGTGTCCTTCGTGAAGGTGTACCCTCACGCGAAGCTCGAGGCCATGCTCGACGGGATAGCCAGCGGCCTGGCCTTCCTCGGTGGCGTGCCCCGTCAGCTCATGTTCGACAACGACAGCACCATCGTCCGCGAGATCCTGGGCGGCGGCCTGCGGGTCCAGACGCCGGAGTTCAAGGCCCTGGCCGCCCACTACGGGTTCGAGCCCGTGTTCGCCAACCCGGGGGCCGGCAACGAGAAGGGCGGGGTCGAGAGCCTGGTCAAGTGGGCCCAGAGGAACCTCTTCAGCCCGGTCCCCCGGGCGGCGTCCCTCGACGAACTCAACCGGAAGCTCCTGGCGGAATGCCTGGCCGACAGCCAGACCCGCCGGCGGGGAAGGGGCGAACGCCTTGTGGCCGACCTCTGGGAGGAGGAGCAGGCCCATCTCGCGACCCTACCGGCCTCGGTCTTCCCGGCGTGCCGGAACCGGTTCGTCCGGGTGGACAAGACCCTCCTGGTGACCTACGACCGGGCGGTATACTCCGTTCCGCCGGCCTATGCGCGGAAGTCCCTCCTGCTCCGGGCCTTCTGGGACCGGATCGAGATCACCGACCGGGAACGGACGGTGGCCATCCACCCAAGGCAGGAGCCCGGCGGCTGCTCCATGCATCTTGAGCACTACCTCCCGGTCCTGGCCCACAAGCCGCGGGCCGTGGCCCACGCGGCCGTGATCGCCCGCGGAGAGCCGGCTATCGCCCGCTACCGGGACCATTTCCTGGCCGCCCGCCCCGGCGCCTACCGTGAACTCGTGGCCGTGCTGCGGCTGGCCGAGACGGTGGGAGTGCGGCGCCTGGCCGCCGCGCTGGAGACGGCCTCGCGCTACCGGACCTTCGACCTCGAGAGCGTCCGGTCCATCCTGGCCATGGCCGTGCCGGGCGAGAATCTGTTGCCCACGGATCTTGACCAGCGGCATCTCGGCCGCTGGCCCGAGACCCCGGTGCCCGAGGTGGCTGCCGGTGCCTACGCCTGGCTGGATGAAGTGGCCGTAGGGAGGGATTGCCGGTGAGCGTGGCCCAGGCGTTTGACGATGAGGGGCTCTGGGGCCGCATCGACGCCTGGCTCCACGCCCTGCGCCTGCCCGGAGCCGCGGCCCGTTGCCGTTCCCTGGCCCAGGAGATCGGTGCCGGCGAGGACTCCGTGCGGTTCCTGGAAGGAGTCCTGGCGGCCGAGCTCGAGTCCCGCGAGATCCGACGCTACCAGCGCAACCTCCGGGCGGCCCGGTTCCCCGTGGTCAAGGAACTCGGCGGCTTCGACTTCGCCGCCGTCCCCAGCCTCCCCAAGGCCAAGGTTGACGAACTGGCCACCGGTTGCTTCGTGACCGCTCACGAGTGCGTCATCCTGGTCGGGAACCCTGGGACGGGCAAGACCCACCTTCTCATCGGC encodes:
- the istA gene encoding IS21 family transposase; this encodes MKDVPEIHSIRTLHARGFSKRRIAALLKVSRKTVDKYTAEDYIVDPAPRMRLTKERPSPKMDPWKPVIDQWLAEDETRPRKQRRTARKMYRDLASIFNADVSEATVRRYVRSRKQERARQAYVPLEFPMGSMAEVDFGHALVSIDDVERTLPFFAMRLMASGVSFVKVYPHAKLEAMLDGIASGLAFLGGVPRQLMFDNDSTIVREILGGGLRVQTPEFKALAAHYGFEPVFANPGAGNEKGGVESLVKWAQRNLFSPVPRAASLDELNRKLLAECLADSQTRRRGRGERLVADLWEEEQAHLATLPASVFPACRNRFVRVDKTLLVTYDRAVYSVPPAYARKSLLLRAFWDRIEITDRERTVAIHPRQEPGGCSMHLEHYLPVLAHKPRAVAHAAVIARGEPAIARYRDHFLAARPGAYRELVAVLRLAETVGVRRLAAALETASRYRTFDLESVRSILAMAVPGENLLPTDLDQRHLGRWPETPVPEVAAGAYAWLDEVAVGRDCR